The segment GACTCCCTAAGGAGCTTTAAGGAAGTAATAATATGGTTTTCATAATTGTTGAAACCCCTTTTCTGTAGCCGTCAAAATATCTAGCTGAGTTCATACTCTTTTACCAGCCCTAATCAGATCTGATACCTTTGGTGGTAATACCAATGCACTTCGGTCGTTTCTTGAATAGAAATCTACCAACACCATGGCTGTCTTCTCAGGAAGGTCTTCGTGAACAAAATGACCAGCCTCGGGGAAAACTTGCAGTGCATACTTCCCTATTGATTGTCAATTCAAGCCTGCTCTTTTCAGACTTCACATTCAAAGATGGTTCTTACCTTGCATTTGTCCAATTGTTAACTCCTTGTCAAGCCTGTCTGTCCCCGCAAGCAGTAATAGCTTTCCACCTCTGGCCTCAAGAAACTTTTTGCTAAGTCCAACAAACCAACCTTCCCAAAATGGCTGAGTGGCCCCCAAGTTTGTACGCCAAGTCCACGATCGTGATCCACTGGCTTCTTCGTTGTGCTTCAGTAGCCCAGGCACACTTGTCCGCGCTGACAACGAATTACGTATTGTCCTCGATCTCATGTGCCACTCAATGCCAGATTGCAGTGACGGAAAGCCTAGTGGGCGAGTCGATAAGTAAGTTTGCATGCTTTGTAGAGCATCCATAGCAGATCCCTCGACTACATCAAGAACTGCGTATCCAAGAACCGAGTTGCCCAGTTTTCCGCCCTTTGCGACATCTGTAATAACTGCACCGCCAAGAGAGTGACCAACAAGTACAAGAGGCGGAAGTTGCTTCCATCCCATTTTGTCTTTTGTGGTTTCAATAACATATAACAGATCTGAACTCAATGTTTCTAGACTAAGATCAAGAAGTGCTGCCTCTGGAGAGATATCCGTAGAGCCATGGCCTCGAGCATCAAGGGAAAGTACACCGGCAGAAGGTAGCTTTTTTCGAATCTCCGACGTCAAAACAGCAAACGAGAGACCGGATGAGCCTGCTCCATGATGCGTAACAAACAAAGGTGCTGACCCAACAGGAGACGTAAGGTATACATGATGCATTATGATCTCCGCTTCCATCTTGCGTTCGAGAAACAGTTCTCGTTCAAAATAAGTCGTCCATGGTATCTGGTCCATCGTTCGTTTATTGGGAACACTGACGGTATGGAATGTATCAGCCCGGCACAAACAATGAGCAAGAAGCAAGAACAAACCCTTGCGGCCGAGCAAACAAATTCTGATTCGAGGATGGTATGATGGTGCCAGTAGATGAAGCTGAAGATGCCGAGGAAGAATCGTCATCTATTGGCAGATCGGGTAGTTCACTAGGCACATCaatcccttctccttcttcttcgtcggcCTCGTTGAATTCTGGCGGAGCAAACTTTGGTAGTTTAGGCTTAACAAAGGACCTTTGTAAATCGCTCATCTTGAGGGTTATTTGCAGAAACCAACTCTGcgaaatttatttatatcgTCTGCTGGAAATCATTTGTGAGGGAAACAAATTCGAGTCCCAGCAAGCTATCGACTGAAAACCAGATTATTTTAGAAGAAAAATACCAATTTGTGTATGAAGCTCCCAAGAGGTTGACGAAATAGGTAGATTTAAATCCATAATGATGTCGTCAGCCACACAAAAGCACCAGCCATTCAATGCAGAGATAAGATAAGAACATCGCTTAGTAATATTCAGACGGCGAAGGATGTGCTCGAGGATGTCATCATTTAAACAGATTCctggagagggaggggaagggaacTAATTGGTTGAAGTTAGTAGCACCAGAGAGGATGAtttatgtaggtatgtatgtatgtatgtatgtgtgtgtgtatgtatgcgTGCCGCTTATTAACCTTATATTTTATCAGTAGGCACGTATATTACATAGGTGTGTAGGTTGTCACCAGTCCAGTGACCGATGTCTCGATGGACCGACCGACCTACCTCCTTATTATTACTAGGGTGCTAAGCTATGGCACAAACAAAGAATGACATCATCCCCTTCAATTCCCTCGGTCTTCTCTCCCCAACTCCAAAACAAGCTGGTTCATTgacctccacctccacctccgcCTCCGCCTCTTTCATATGTTGGGTATCCATCAATGATCACTGATCAAGCCTCAAAATCTAAAACCAATGCTACGGACGGGAAGAGGAGCAGGGACAAGGGCAATacgcagcagcagcagcagcagcagaagAATCCCGGTGGTAGGTAAATGCTCACAaccacacatacacacatataccGGTATCTACCACACACAAAAGCTACCTAGCTTCATCAACGCGCACAACGCCAGTTCTATTGGGCTTagatcaacaacaaaacgatcttctttccttgcttgatcttgatcttgaccTTTAGTTCATTTCTACCATTTTCTTGACTCTTAACATTCTCGGTGCCCAGGTTATTTGCCAACCTAGTATCTCATGGTGACGACTGATCTCCTCcttaaatctattttcattttatccTTCTGCTCAGAAGATCcgatttcttattattccATATCAGTCCTTTCATCTCTTACTCACGATATAGCTTGTCGTGATTGTTGTCGCAGAAGTCTCTCCACAATTAGGAATCCCTCAACACAGTTATCATGGCTTCCTCCTTATGGGGTTCCAAGAAGGATAACGAACATCTTTCAGCCTCGGGAAGTGTGCGttctcattcccattctcaaaaTGGAGATTCGAATGAGCCCGTAGCTTCTCACCAAGTACACTCTCAACCTCATTATTCTCATGAAGCTGACGAGCATACTCGTCTACTTCCACCAAGCCGCGATGGCTACTTGAGTCCCGATGACCCTGCTGTAAGCTTCTCGCCCCCTTCTATTTCACCTGCCATCAAGGCTGCAATCTCCCGATGGTAGATTTATTGTAACCTTATGCTAATAGTTTATCTATGCAGGTATCTCCATATAATTTATGGAGCGTACGATTTCTACGATACTTCACGGTCCTGTTCGCCATTATCACATTTCTGTGGTGGGTGTTGCTACTGGTATCAATTTTTGTTTCCCCGCCGGGCATGCACTCAAGGGGCTCTGGTTTCTTCGACTTCTCGTATACTACTTTGACCCTCGGCCTGCTACTCATTgtgcttcttttcttttcgacaCCTTCCAAAGCCGCACAAGTAACATGTCTTGTCATCGCCGTGATTCTATTGGTCGACATGATAATGATTGTCGCTGTCCCACGCCTTCGTGTAGAGGAGGGATGGGTTGGGATTGCTAGTGTTGTTTGGGCCCTGCTCATAGCTATATGGACGATTGTTACAGATCGAGTCGTAGCG is part of the Botrytis cinerea B05.10 chromosome 1, complete sequence genome and harbors:
- the Bcppe1 gene encoding Bcppe1, with the protein product MSDLQRSFVKPKLPKFAPPEFNEADEEEGEGIDVPSELPDLPIDDDSSSASSASSTGTIIPSSNQNLFARPQGVPNKRTMDQIPWTTYFERELFLERKMEAEIIMHHVYLTSPVGSAPLFVTHHGAGSSGLSFAVLTSEIRKKLPSAGVLSLDARGHGSTDISPEAALLDLSLETLSSDLLYVIETTKDKMGWKQLPPLVLVGHSLGGAVITDVAKGGKLGNSVLGYAVLDVVEGSAMDALQSMQTYLSTRPLGFPSLQSGIEWHMRSRTIRNSLSARTSVPGLLKHNEEASGSRSWTWRTNLGATQPFWEGWFVGLSKKFLEARGGKLLLLAGTDRLDKELTIGQMQGKYALQVFPEAGHFVHEDLPEKTAMVLVDFYSRNDRSALVLPPKVSDLIRAGKRV